In Betta splendens chromosome 22, fBetSpl5.4, whole genome shotgun sequence, the following proteins share a genomic window:
- the LOC114849012 gene encoding tumor necrosis factor alpha-induced protein 2-like isoform X2, translating to MCSTLRGCVPCRTCSVRDFASPLLVGCRRLSTFCNMRIRIPNLWNITGRRPSDVNSTPDVDGTPDVDGTLDVDGTPGVDGTPGVNGTPGVTDGLQAPSEEQPNSVPLTFVENLEKFRVYEASKLLIEREESLFGEMSETETSEDHQEEVANLHADYTKLLERVQYILKGSMSVGLRDVSVENLSSAVKAVCQEEERYQAWKEKNRTPPTWRRRSWKEIHDSLLLDLTTERLVVLPTTPPDMKESLQKEVNHMGKQLKEDLFWVVDVVKLYYPPHMDICNSYARMYHQVLSNKVKGISDIILVDEDVRFLLLWVNDFYPGMLQKPELTAEIDTEALGKLLSQKDLEPLEEQYLSKQQSELMTYISRVLEEEEQRWKDEEEPQKEDGYYVSPVAYDIIQLINGMVTSTETVVGDRHKAQSITCELSSLMERFKVFHSSIIRKNKANSSAYIKANLGCIEQFRDVLENNGHLFTEDERGKCLGIVAEMKQSAHAYLLSPVHDSLKSHYRKLGTKDWLKKSVFEKLLENIETKMQDLQGLTTPCHQELIGQFHREVAVKYLSRLLKGEVKLKNQEQQEEAYTVVKDNAETLHKLFSTMGSREEWLKDVLTKIAEVLKLQDLPAIQIHVATLGSCFPDISVKHVSALLKLKTNVSKADRKTVKETLSDILNEPHTDNAPAFFSQVQVK from the exons ATGTGTTCGACCCTTCGTGGCTGCGTTCCCTGCAGAACTTGCAGTGTCAGAG ATTTTGCCTCACCTTTGTTAGTCGGCTGTAGACGTCTTTCCACCTTTTGCAATATGCGGATACGAATACCAAACTTATGGAACATCACAGGCCGTCGTCCATCGGATGTGAACAGTACCCCTGATGTGGATGGTACCCCTGATGTGGACGGTACCCTTGATGTGGACGGTACCCCTGGTGTGGATGGTACCCCTGGTGTGAACGGTACCCCTGGTGTTACTGATGGCCTGCAGGCACCCAGTGAGGAGCAGCCTAACAGTG TGCCTCTCACGTTTGTCGAAAACCTTGAAAAGTTCCGTGTGTATGAGGCCAGCAAGCTGCTGATTGAGAGAGAGGAGAGTCTGTTCGGGGAGATGAGTGAAACAGAGACATCTGAAGATCACCAGGAAGAAGTGGCCAATCTTCATGCAGACTACACAAAGCTTCTAGAACGTGTACAGTACATTCTAAAGGGCAGCATGTCTGTCGGCCTCCGAGATGTCAGCGTTGAGAACTTGAGCTCTGCTGTAAAGGCCGTCTGTCAGGAGGAAGAGCGGTACCAAGCGTGGAAAGAGAAGAACCGAACCCCACCCACATGGAGGCGACGCAGCTGGAAGGAGATTCACGACTCACTGCTCCTTGACTTGACAACGGAGCGTTTGGTGGTCCTTCCAACAACCCCTCCCGATATGAAGGAGTCTCTCCAGAAAGAGGTCAACCACATGGgcaagcagctgaaggaggactTGTTTTGGGTGGTGGATGTAGTGAAGTTGTATTACCCACCGCACATGGACATCTGTAATTCATACGCCAGAATGTACCACCAAGTCCTCAGCAACAAAGTCAAAGGGATCTCAGATATCATTCTAGTGGACGAGGATGTTCGATTTCTCCTGCTCTGGGTGAATGATTTCTATCCAGG AATGCTCCAAAAGCCAGAACTGACCGCTGAGATCGATACTGAAGCCTTGGGAAAGCTGCTGTCCCAAAAGGATCTGGAACCTCTAGAGGAACAgtacctgagcaaacagcag AGTGAGCTGATGACATACATCAGTCGTgtcctggaggaagaggaacaaaggTGGAAGGACGAAGAGGAGCCTCAAAAAGAAGACGGCTACTACGTCAGCCCTGTGGCCTACGACATCATTCAG TTGATCAACGGCATGGTGACCTCAActgagacagtggtgggagaCCGACATAAGGCCCAGAGCATAACATGCGAACTGAGCAGTTTAATGGAGAG GTTCAAAGTTTtccacagcagcatcatcagaaAAAACAAGGCCAACAGCAGTGCGTACATCAAGGCGAACCTCGGCTGCATCGAGCAGTTCAG GGACGTACTCGAAAACAACGGGCACCTGTTCACAGAGGACGAGCGAGGAAAGTGCTTGGGCATTGTTGCTGAAATGAAGCAGTCTGCCCACGCGTACCTTTTAAGCCCCGTACACGACAGTCTCAAG TCACACTACCGTAAGCTGGGAACCAAAGACTGGCTGAAGAAGTCTGTGTttgagaagctgctggaaaaTATTGAAACGAAGATGCAGGATCTCCAGGGTTTAACGACACCCTGCCACCAG GAGCTGATTGGCCAGTTTCATCGGGAAGTGGCAGTAAAATATTTGAGTAGACTCCTCAAAGGGGAAGTCAAATTAAAGAAtcaggaacagcaggaggaggcctaCACGGTGGTGAAGGACAACGCTGAGACTCTACACAAACTCTTCAGCACAATG GGATCAAGGGAAGAGTGGTTGAAGGACGTCCTGACCAAGATTGCAGAGGTGTTGAAACTCCAAGACCTGCCAGCCATACAGATACATGTGGCTACACTGGGGAGCTGCTTTCCAGACATAAG TGTGAAACACGTTTCAGccctgctcaagctcaagacCAACGTGAGCAAAGCCGACAGGAAAACAGTCAAGGAGACTTTGTCTGACATTTTGAACGAGCCCCACACGGACAATGCTCCAGCGTTTTTCTCCCAGGTTCAGGTCAAGTGA
- the LOC114849012 gene encoding tumor necrosis factor alpha-induced protein 2-like isoform X1, with amino-acid sequence MRVVPVTECGFSTVWGAPMKGGACCPIKIPRAAGTKQDLCSQDFASPLLVGCRRLSTFCNMRIRIPNLWNITGRRPSDVNSTPDVDGTPDVDGTLDVDGTPGVDGTPGVNGTPGVTDGLQAPSEEQPNSVPLTFVENLEKFRVYEASKLLIEREESLFGEMSETETSEDHQEEVANLHADYTKLLERVQYILKGSMSVGLRDVSVENLSSAVKAVCQEEERYQAWKEKNRTPPTWRRRSWKEIHDSLLLDLTTERLVVLPTTPPDMKESLQKEVNHMGKQLKEDLFWVVDVVKLYYPPHMDICNSYARMYHQVLSNKVKGISDIILVDEDVRFLLLWVNDFYPGMLQKPELTAEIDTEALGKLLSQKDLEPLEEQYLSKQQSELMTYISRVLEEEEQRWKDEEEPQKEDGYYVSPVAYDIIQLINGMVTSTETVVGDRHKAQSITCELSSLMERFKVFHSSIIRKNKANSSAYIKANLGCIEQFRDVLENNGHLFTEDERGKCLGIVAEMKQSAHAYLLSPVHDSLKSHYRKLGTKDWLKKSVFEKLLENIETKMQDLQGLTTPCHQELIGQFHREVAVKYLSRLLKGEVKLKNQEQQEEAYTVVKDNAETLHKLFSTMGSREEWLKDVLTKIAEVLKLQDLPAIQIHVATLGSCFPDISVKHVSALLKLKTNVSKADRKTVKETLSDILNEPHTDNAPAFFSQVQVK; translated from the exons ATGAGGGTTGTGCCTGTGACTGAGTGTGGGTTTTCCACGGTTTGGGGGGCTCCTATGAAAGGAGGAGCTTGCTGCCCTATAAAGATTCCCAGAGCAgctggaacaaaacaggatctcTGCAGTCAGG ATTTTGCCTCACCTTTGTTAGTCGGCTGTAGACGTCTTTCCACCTTTTGCAATATGCGGATACGAATACCAAACTTATGGAACATCACAGGCCGTCGTCCATCGGATGTGAACAGTACCCCTGATGTGGATGGTACCCCTGATGTGGACGGTACCCTTGATGTGGACGGTACCCCTGGTGTGGATGGTACCCCTGGTGTGAACGGTACCCCTGGTGTTACTGATGGCCTGCAGGCACCCAGTGAGGAGCAGCCTAACAGTG TGCCTCTCACGTTTGTCGAAAACCTTGAAAAGTTCCGTGTGTATGAGGCCAGCAAGCTGCTGATTGAGAGAGAGGAGAGTCTGTTCGGGGAGATGAGTGAAACAGAGACATCTGAAGATCACCAGGAAGAAGTGGCCAATCTTCATGCAGACTACACAAAGCTTCTAGAACGTGTACAGTACATTCTAAAGGGCAGCATGTCTGTCGGCCTCCGAGATGTCAGCGTTGAGAACTTGAGCTCTGCTGTAAAGGCCGTCTGTCAGGAGGAAGAGCGGTACCAAGCGTGGAAAGAGAAGAACCGAACCCCACCCACATGGAGGCGACGCAGCTGGAAGGAGATTCACGACTCACTGCTCCTTGACTTGACAACGGAGCGTTTGGTGGTCCTTCCAACAACCCCTCCCGATATGAAGGAGTCTCTCCAGAAAGAGGTCAACCACATGGgcaagcagctgaaggaggactTGTTTTGGGTGGTGGATGTAGTGAAGTTGTATTACCCACCGCACATGGACATCTGTAATTCATACGCCAGAATGTACCACCAAGTCCTCAGCAACAAAGTCAAAGGGATCTCAGATATCATTCTAGTGGACGAGGATGTTCGATTTCTCCTGCTCTGGGTGAATGATTTCTATCCAGG AATGCTCCAAAAGCCAGAACTGACCGCTGAGATCGATACTGAAGCCTTGGGAAAGCTGCTGTCCCAAAAGGATCTGGAACCTCTAGAGGAACAgtacctgagcaaacagcag AGTGAGCTGATGACATACATCAGTCGTgtcctggaggaagaggaacaaaggTGGAAGGACGAAGAGGAGCCTCAAAAAGAAGACGGCTACTACGTCAGCCCTGTGGCCTACGACATCATTCAG TTGATCAACGGCATGGTGACCTCAActgagacagtggtgggagaCCGACATAAGGCCCAGAGCATAACATGCGAACTGAGCAGTTTAATGGAGAG GTTCAAAGTTTtccacagcagcatcatcagaaAAAACAAGGCCAACAGCAGTGCGTACATCAAGGCGAACCTCGGCTGCATCGAGCAGTTCAG GGACGTACTCGAAAACAACGGGCACCTGTTCACAGAGGACGAGCGAGGAAAGTGCTTGGGCATTGTTGCTGAAATGAAGCAGTCTGCCCACGCGTACCTTTTAAGCCCCGTACACGACAGTCTCAAG TCACACTACCGTAAGCTGGGAACCAAAGACTGGCTGAAGAAGTCTGTGTttgagaagctgctggaaaaTATTGAAACGAAGATGCAGGATCTCCAGGGTTTAACGACACCCTGCCACCAG GAGCTGATTGGCCAGTTTCATCGGGAAGTGGCAGTAAAATATTTGAGTAGACTCCTCAAAGGGGAAGTCAAATTAAAGAAtcaggaacagcaggaggaggcctaCACGGTGGTGAAGGACAACGCTGAGACTCTACACAAACTCTTCAGCACAATG GGATCAAGGGAAGAGTGGTTGAAGGACGTCCTGACCAAGATTGCAGAGGTGTTGAAACTCCAAGACCTGCCAGCCATACAGATACATGTGGCTACACTGGGGAGCTGCTTTCCAGACATAAG TGTGAAACACGTTTCAGccctgctcaagctcaagacCAACGTGAGCAAAGCCGACAGGAAAACAGTCAAGGAGACTTTGTCTGACATTTTGAACGAGCCCCACACGGACAATGCTCCAGCGTTTTTCTCCCAGGTTCAGGTCAAGTGA